In one window of Coleofasciculus chthonoplastes PCC 7420 DNA:
- a CDS encoding DUF5340 domain-containing protein, whose protein sequence is MEPIPLPSYIHYELLLQMLERHTAFATNQNPMIREQVHQLIVALRKALAQQKQLEQTCNRLNLPVEYRWSLNSVNVESKSSDNGFPLDSDTKTQS, encoded by the coding sequence ATGGAGCCAATACCCCTTCCGTCTTATATTCACTACGAACTGCTACTACAGATGCTAGAGCGTCATACTGCCTTTGCCACGAATCAAAACCCCATGATTCGAGAACAGGTGCATCAATTGATTGTTGCACTCCGCAAAGCGTTAGCCCAGCAGAAACAACTCGAACAAACCTGTAATCGGCTCAATTTACCGGTTGAGTACCGTTGGTCTCTCAATAGTGTCAATGTTGAGTCAAAATCATCAGATAATGGTTTTCCCCTAGATTCGGATACCAAAACTCAGTCATGA